From Streptomyces griseorubiginosus, one genomic window encodes:
- a CDS encoding ABC transporter substrate-binding protein: protein MKRRTVLHASIGAVAALTLAACGGGNGTGTGSSGSATLTIGMSSAPNSLDPAQIATGPFVNYLDPAYASLLTRSADGALAPGLADKWGYVGNGNTEFKLQLRSGVKFADGTPITAADVVASLKYIQKGSGPAASYYRPLAFSAPDGSTVVIKSPTPNPDMGALFTPAFLGGAVISPAGLKTPKKLASATFGAGPYVYSAAQSVSGDHYVYLPNKNFYDQSAIHFKKITVRVIPNINSEVQALKSGQIDFMYGSPDVAPSIAGDSSLTTLKKPTTWAGLFLLDRDGTVVKGLADERVRQALNYAVDRVAITKAVYGDYGTPVEQPAMPGYDGYSPKAAKMYDYDPAKAKQLLAAAGYSGGLTIPVNYGSFDPSTSKLVQAVQDQLAKVGVHLKLTAATNLGGWINDLLTRKYAATVLSPGQGGDENFYAQQAGFTKTGIMNVFAVQDADVDAAFTKLAASDKQSAGAAAQALTEVITRKALALPVSGSDTIIMYNAKLKGVKFVPGTAFATSNTLWTSR from the coding sequence ATGAAGAGAAGAACCGTCCTCCACGCCTCGATCGGAGCGGTCGCGGCGCTCACGCTCGCCGCCTGCGGCGGTGGGAACGGCACCGGCACCGGCAGCTCCGGTTCGGCCACGCTGACGATCGGCATGTCCTCGGCGCCCAACAGCCTGGACCCGGCCCAGATAGCCACCGGCCCCTTCGTGAACTACCTCGACCCGGCCTACGCCTCGCTGCTGACCCGCAGCGCCGACGGCGCCCTCGCGCCCGGTCTCGCCGACAAGTGGGGCTACGTCGGCAACGGCAACACCGAGTTCAAGCTCCAGCTGCGCAGCGGCGTGAAGTTCGCCGACGGCACCCCCATCACCGCCGCCGACGTCGTGGCCTCGCTGAAGTACATCCAGAAGGGCAGCGGCCCCGCCGCCTCGTACTACCGCCCCCTGGCCTTCTCCGCGCCCGACGGCTCCACGGTGGTGATCAAGAGCCCCACGCCCAACCCGGACATGGGGGCGCTGTTCACCCCCGCCTTCCTGGGCGGTGCCGTCATCAGCCCGGCGGGCCTGAAGACCCCCAAGAAGCTGGCCTCGGCGACCTTCGGCGCCGGCCCGTACGTGTACAGCGCCGCCCAGTCGGTCTCCGGCGACCACTACGTCTACCTGCCCAACAAGAACTTCTACGACCAGAGCGCCATCCACTTCAAGAAGATCACCGTCCGGGTCATCCCGAACATCAACTCCGAAGTGCAGGCTCTGAAGTCGGGACAGATCGACTTCATGTACGGCTCCCCGGACGTGGCCCCCTCCATCGCCGGCGACTCCTCGCTCACGACCCTCAAGAAGCCCACCACCTGGGCCGGTCTGTTCCTCCTCGACCGCGACGGCACCGTCGTCAAGGGCCTGGCCGACGAACGGGTCCGCCAGGCACTGAACTACGCCGTCGACCGGGTGGCGATCACGAAGGCGGTCTACGGCGACTACGGGACCCCTGTGGAACAGCCGGCGATGCCCGGATACGACGGCTACAGCCCCAAGGCCGCGAAGATGTACGACTACGACCCCGCCAAGGCCAAGCAGCTGCTGGCGGCGGCCGGTTACTCCGGCGGGCTCACCATCCCCGTCAACTACGGCTCCTTCGACCCCTCCACCAGCAAGCTCGTCCAGGCCGTACAGGACCAACTCGCCAAGGTGGGCGTCCACTTGAAGCTGACCGCCGCCACCAACCTCGGCGGCTGGATCAATGACCTGCTGACCAGGAAGTACGCGGCCACCGTGCTCTCACCGGGCCAGGGCGGCGACGAGAACTTCTACGCCCAGCAGGCGGGGTTCACCAAGACCGGCATCATGAACGTCTTCGCCGTCCAGGACGCCGACGTCGACGCCGCGTTCACCAAGCTCGCCGCCTCCGACAAGCAGTCCGCCGGAGCGGCCGCGCAGGCCCTCACCGAGGTGATCACCCGCAAGGCGCTCGCCCTGCCGGTGTCCGGCTCCGACACGATCATCATGTACAACGCGAAGCTCAAGGGCGTGAAGTTCGTCCCGGGCACCGCCTTCGCGACCTCCAACACCCTGTGGACCTCCCGGTGA
- a CDS encoding ABC transporter permease, translating to MLPIIVRRLALSVPLLVVVSAITFLLESFVPGNPARTLLGLNATQEQYDALRAALHLDQPVIAQYGLYLRGVLHGDFGTSLFTDESVLGLIGQRLPVTLALVIGGTGLAALVGVLLGVHSATRGRFSRRLVDVVSLLGGALPNFWIALLLVALFAVKFAVFPATGYTPFAESPGQWAAGLVLPVVALSIGGVAFIAKVTRDAMLTTLGLDYIRTLRACGIGPSAIIWKHALRSCGLPVVTTFGLTMITFIPGTILIENVFTLPGLGTTVVNATNQHDLPVVQGVALAFTAMVIVVNLLVDVLYGLLNPKVRTE from the coding sequence ATGCTGCCGATCATTGTTCGTAGACTCGCCCTGTCCGTCCCCCTGTTGGTCGTCGTCTCCGCGATCACCTTCCTCCTGGAGTCGTTCGTGCCGGGCAACCCGGCACGCACACTCCTCGGTCTCAACGCGACGCAGGAGCAGTACGACGCGCTGCGGGCCGCACTCCACCTCGACCAGCCGGTCATCGCACAGTACGGCCTCTACCTGCGCGGTGTGCTGCACGGTGACTTCGGCACCTCACTGTTCACCGACGAGTCCGTGCTCGGGCTGATCGGCCAACGGCTGCCGGTGACCCTGGCGTTGGTGATCGGCGGAACCGGGCTCGCGGCCCTGGTGGGCGTGTTGCTCGGCGTCCACAGCGCGACACGCGGCAGGTTCAGCCGCCGCCTGGTCGACGTGGTGTCCCTGCTGGGCGGCGCACTGCCCAACTTCTGGATCGCCCTGCTGCTCGTGGCCCTGTTCGCCGTCAAGTTCGCCGTCTTCCCCGCCACCGGCTACACCCCGTTCGCCGAGTCCCCCGGCCAGTGGGCGGCCGGCCTCGTCCTGCCCGTGGTCGCCCTGTCCATCGGCGGTGTCGCCTTCATCGCCAAGGTCACCCGCGACGCGATGCTCACCACCCTCGGGCTCGACTACATCCGAACGCTGCGCGCCTGCGGGATCGGGCCCTCCGCCATCATCTGGAAGCACGCGCTGCGCAGTTGCGGGTTGCCGGTGGTGACCACCTTCGGCCTCACGATGATCACCTTCATCCCCGGCACGATCCTCATAGAGAACGTCTTCACCCTGCCCGGCCTCGGCACCACCGTCGTCAACGCCACCAACCAGCACGACCTGCCGGTCGTGCAGGGAGTCGCGCTCGCCTTCACCGCCAT